From a single Bremerella cremea genomic region:
- a CDS encoding DUF1559 domain-containing protein, with the protein MKRRGFTLVELLVVIAIIGVLISLLLPAVQQAREAARRMQCTNNLKQLGLAVHNYHDTFSSLPYPDLGITYNSNLKWINSWGLALLPMIEQGALWDQFDPTATNGISDQTNQDIVTVQLSAFVCPSTPRSGLIQGIIEQEDSSSSFNKNLSAAAGDYFLPRSFRDDTLTPKEVPAAFFDGSFSKPVRFSAITDGLSNTMFFFERANFPNVVVRGNRQKDPADYSYASVVDTNFQGWWASTQHDRIRSWTYDGKQYYGPCVINCTNDWGGAYSYHPGGMNASAGDGSVKFIAETVDKGAFRAFVGRADGFVQGEL; encoded by the coding sequence ATGAAGCGTCGTGGGTTTACCTTAGTCGAGTTGCTCGTTGTCATCGCGATTATTGGTGTTCTGATTTCCTTGTTGTTGCCAGCTGTTCAGCAAGCCCGGGAAGCGGCTCGGCGAATGCAATGCACCAACAATCTCAAGCAACTCGGATTGGCCGTCCACAACTACCACGATACGTTTAGCTCGTTGCCCTATCCGGATCTGGGGATTACCTACAACAGCAATTTAAAGTGGATCAATAGCTGGGGCTTGGCCTTGCTGCCAATGATTGAGCAAGGTGCTTTATGGGATCAATTTGATCCGACGGCTACGAATGGTATTTCGGACCAAACCAATCAAGATATCGTGACGGTCCAGCTTTCGGCTTTCGTGTGTCCCTCGACGCCGAGAAGTGGATTGATTCAAGGCATTATCGAACAAGAGGACAGCAGCTCTTCGTTCAACAAAAACCTGTCAGCTGCTGCCGGCGATTACTTTCTTCCGCGTAGCTTTCGGGATGACACGCTAACTCCCAAGGAAGTGCCGGCAGCTTTCTTTGACGGTAGTTTTTCTAAGCCGGTCCGTTTCAGTGCGATCACCGATGGGCTTTCGAATACCATGTTTTTCTTTGAACGAGCTAACTTTCCCAACGTTGTCGTCCGTGGTAATCGCCAGAAGGATCCGGCGGACTACAGTTACGCTTCGGTTGTCGATACCAACTTTCAAGGATGGTGGGCATCGACGCAGCACGACCGAATCCGAAGCTGGACGTACGACGGCAAGCAGTACTATGGACCATGCGTCATCAACTGCACCAACGACTGGGGTGGCGCCTATTCGTATCATCCTGGCGGTATGAATGCTTCGGCGGGGGATGGTTCGGTGAAGTTCATCGCCGAGACCGTCGACAAGGGAGCGTTTCGCGCTTTCGTCGGTCGTGCCGATGGCTTCGTGCAAGGCGAACTCTAA